In Persephonella hydrogeniphila, the following are encoded in one genomic region:
- the nth gene encoding endonuclease III encodes MKKKGNKKASSKITVKFTEEELIKRLKKHFPEPWIDLNFETPFQLLVATILAAQTTDKKVNEITPVFFKKFPDPFAVAKAPLKEIEETIKSINYYRRKAKLIKECCKVLVEEFDGIVPDNIDDLVKLPGVGRKTASVILVNAFNKPAIVVDTHVKRVSKRLGLTVSDNPDKIEKDLANFFSKENWVYISKALVLFGRYICKSKNPLCKECHLSDICPYENKNL; translated from the coding sequence TTGAAAAAAAAGGGGAACAAAAAAGCCTCTTCTAAGATAACTGTAAAATTTACAGAAGAGGAACTGATAAAAAGGCTGAAAAAACATTTTCCAGAGCCATGGATAGATCTTAATTTTGAAACACCATTTCAGCTACTGGTAGCAACAATACTTGCTGCCCAGACTACAGACAAAAAAGTAAACGAGATAACCCCCGTTTTCTTCAAAAAATTCCCAGACCCTTTTGCAGTGGCAAAAGCTCCTTTGAAAGAGATAGAAGAAACAATAAAATCTATAAATTACTACAGAAGAAAGGCAAAATTGATAAAAGAGTGCTGCAAGGTTCTTGTAGAGGAGTTTGACGGCATAGTACCAGATAATATAGATGACCTTGTTAAGCTTCCGGGAGTAGGAAGGAAAACAGCAAGCGTTATTCTGGTTAATGCCTTCAACAAGCCTGCAATAGTAGTTGATACCCATGTAAAAAGAGTCAGTAAAAGGCTAGGTCTTACAGTTTCTGATAATCCAGATAAGATAGAAAAAGATCTCGCAAACTTTTTTTCAAAAGAAAACTGGGTGTATATATCTAAAGCTCTTGTTTTGTTTGGCAGATATATATGTAAATCAAAAAATCCTTTGTGCAAAGAATGTCATCTGTCAGATATATGCCCTTACGAAAACAAAAACCTCTGA
- a CDS encoding 5'-3' exonuclease — translation MEKKKKIILIDGSSYLYRAFYALPPLKSPKGEPTGAIYGFIRMLSKLMNEFNPKYIAVAFDLPGKTFRHEEYKEYKATRKETPDELKLQIPKLKEILRLWGIKLIEIPGYEADDIIATLAKKGKEKDFEVIIVTPDKDMMQLVEEGIYIFNPVTEEIFDREKVKKKYGIYPDQFVDFLAMVGDTVDNILGVKGVGPKTAQKLLEQFGNIDEILKNIDKLKPKLQDAFEEAKDRLEQNRFLVKLRSDIDIGIEPEDLHKEKADLIALKKKFEELGFKSLLKEIGKVKSIEKKGEQKSLF, via the coding sequence ATGGAAAAAAAGAAAAAAATTATCTTAATAGATGGTTCTTCTTATCTATATAGAGCATTTTATGCTCTTCCCCCGCTGAAAAGTCCCAAAGGAGAACCAACAGGGGCGATTTACGGTTTTATAAGGATGCTTTCTAAACTTATGAATGAGTTCAACCCAAAATACATTGCTGTTGCATTTGATCTTCCAGGAAAAACATTCAGACACGAAGAGTATAAAGAGTACAAAGCAACAAGAAAAGAAACTCCAGATGAACTGAAACTACAGATACCTAAACTGAAGGAAATCTTAAGATTATGGGGTATCAAACTCATAGAAATTCCCGGATATGAGGCAGATGACATTATCGCAACACTGGCAAAAAAAGGAAAAGAAAAAGACTTTGAGGTCATAATAGTCACACCTGACAAAGATATGATGCAGCTTGTTGAAGAAGGTATATACATCTTCAATCCTGTAACCGAAGAGATTTTTGATAGAGAAAAAGTAAAGAAAAAATACGGAATATATCCGGATCAGTTTGTTGATTTCCTCGCAATGGTAGGAGATACTGTTGATAACATATTAGGGGTAAAAGGTGTGGGACCCAAAACAGCCCAGAAATTACTTGAACAGTTCGGAAATATAGATGAAATATTGAAAAATATAGATAAGCTTAAACCTAAACTTCAGGATGCTTTTGAAGAAGCAAAGGATAGACTTGAACAGAACAGATTTTTAGTTAAATTAAGATCTGATATTGATATTGGTATTGAACCTGAAGATTTGCATAAAGAAAAGGCTGATCTTATTGCTTTGAAAAAAAAGTTTGAAGAGTTAGGGTTTAAATCACTGCTGAAAGAAATTGGAAAGGTGAAGAGCATTGAAAAAAAAGGGGAACAAAAAAGCCTCTTCTAA
- a CDS encoding DHH family phosphoesterase, whose product MESVIPAVERLKREEGDILLVTHHNPDGDGIGSMLALYRFLKKKGKNVRMAMKDDSPHIYDFLPDIEKIEKLPIQHKFNLAVILDAAGMYRADAPVDAKEYMRIDHHIGGVFESINDYVDPYASSTTVVVGRILREWDESCIDKEIATCLYTGLLTDTGSFKHNNVNEESFEFAKYLVSKGVDPSKIASLVFERNKPAVIHLLHRVLSTLEMDYGGKIASLVVRRDFIESTGAEEEDTEGFVNFARSIDGVEVAFIMIQKPDRETWRVSIRGKGKINVQKIAKRFGGGGHRDAAGCRIKGEEKEVKDRLIQAIKEEMNLQTEEKIKV is encoded by the coding sequence ATGGAGTCTGTTATTCCTGCAGTTGAAAGATTAAAAAGAGAAGAAGGGGATATTCTTCTGGTAACTCACCACAACCCTGATGGAGATGGTATAGGAAGTATGCTTGCCCTGTATAGATTTCTAAAGAAAAAGGGCAAAAATGTAAGAATGGCAATGAAAGATGACTCTCCTCATATATATGATTTTCTTCCAGATATAGAAAAAATAGAAAAACTACCTATTCAGCATAAATTTAATCTCGCTGTCATATTAGATGCAGCAGGGATGTACAGGGCAGATGCTCCAGTAGATGCAAAAGAGTATATGAGAATAGATCACCATATAGGTGGAGTTTTTGAAAGCATTAATGATTATGTAGATCCTTATGCCTCTTCAACTACTGTTGTTGTTGGTAGAATTTTGAGGGAATGGGACGAATCATGCATAGACAAAGAAATCGCCACATGCCTGTACACAGGTCTTCTTACAGATACAGGCTCTTTTAAACATAACAATGTAAATGAAGAATCTTTTGAGTTTGCAAAGTATCTTGTTTCAAAAGGGGTTGATCCCTCAAAAATAGCCTCCCTTGTTTTTGAAAGAAATAAACCTGCTGTTATACATCTTCTCCATCGTGTCCTTTCTACATTAGAGATGGACTACGGTGGTAAAATCGCTTCCCTTGTGGTAAGAAGAGACTTTATAGAATCTACAGGGGCTGAAGAGGAAGACACAGAAGGTTTTGTAAATTTTGCAAGAAGCATAGATGGTGTTGAAGTAGCTTTTATTATGATACAGAAACCTGATAGAGAAACATGGAGGGTTTCCATAAGAGGTAAAGGAAAGATAAATGTCCAGAAAATAGCAAAAAGATTTGGCGGTGGAGGACATAGAGATGCAGCAGGCTGCAGGATTAAAGGAGAAGAAAAAGAGGTAAAAGACAGGCTTATTCAGGCTATAAAAGAAGAGATGAATTTACAGACTGAAGAGAAAATAAAAGTTTAA